The following nucleotide sequence is from Bacteroidota bacterium.
TATATTGACACATAATTAACCCACACTCGGTGCTTCGATATACCGGAATCGCTGCTAACGGCGGGATCGCCATCGGTCCGGCCTATCACTTCAACCGCTCGTTGATCGTGGCGGAGGATCGCGAGCTCGACCCAAGCGAGACCGACGCGCAGGTCGCGCAGTTCGATTATGCGATCGAACGAGCGAAGATCGAGATCGAGAAAGTCTCGGCGCTCGCAGCACAAAAAGCCGGCGCACAGGCGAGCGCGATCTTCGAGGCACAGAAAATGATGCTCGACGATGTGCATGTGCTCTCGACGATTCGCCACCGTATCCGTGCCGAGCACAAGACGGCCGCCTACGTCGTCGATAGTGAGTTCTCGCATCATCAACACTTTTTGCAAACGAGCGAAAGCCCGCTCTTGCGCGAACGCGCGGACGACGTCGAGGACATCAAACAGCGTCTGCTGCGCCATCTGATCGAGAAACAGAAGATCGTCTCGAAGCTCGATCATCCGGCAATCGTCGTCGCCGAGATGCTGACCCCTGCCGATACGATCCTCTTTGCCAGGCACGAACTGCTCGGCTTTGCGACCGACGCGGGCGGCTCGACGAGCCACGTATCGATCCTCTCGCGCTCGCTGAATCTTCCGGCCATCGTGGGCTTGCGCGGTGCGGCAGCGCATATCGAAACGGGCGACATCGTGATTGTCGACGGCTTCACGGGCGAGCTTTTCGTCACGCCGGACGATGCAACGCTGGCGAAATACCGTACAAAGCTCTCGGAGTCGATCAAGGAAAAACGTGCGCGTGTTGCGGCCGTCCGTCGCGATGGCAGCGAACCGCCGCTGACGACCGACGATAAACAGATCGTCGTGAACATGAACATGGAGCTGATCAGCCCCGAAGCGGTGGACGAAGCGGCAAAGATATCACGAGTGAAAGGAAAGGCGGTGCGAGGGTTGGGCCTCGTCCGCACCGAGCACTTTCTGACGGCGAACGACGAGATCCCGACCGAAGAAGAGCAGACACGCATCTACACGGACCTTGCATCGCATTTCGCACCGGCGCCGATCACGATCCGCACATTCGATATCGGCGGCGATAAGCTTATCGGCGGTGGGTTCCGCGAGAAGAACCCGTTCCTCGGCTGGCGCGGCATCCGGAATCTGCTCGACCAACCGGACATCCTGACGGCCCAGCTTCGCGCCTGCCTGCGCGCATCGGCGGTGGGGAAAGTGAAGTTGCTATTTCCGATGGTCACGACCATCGACGAACTCGAACGAACACTGCTTTATCTCGAAGCGGCGAAAGCCGATCTTCGCTCGACGGGCGAACCGTTCGACGAAGACATCAAATTCGGTGTAATGATCGAAGTACCGGCGGCCGCGTTGCAAGCGGCAGCGTTCGCCGCGAGATGCGATTTCCTTTCGATCGGCTCGAACGACCTGACGCAGTACACGCTCGCCGTGGATCGGGGCAACGAGTTTATCGCGCATCTCTTCGATGAGTTGCATCCGGCGGTGCTTCGCCTGATCGCCATGACCGTCAAAGAAGCGCACTTGCGGAAAAAGCCGGTATCGCTGTGCGGCGAGATGGGCGGGAAGACCGGCGCACTGCCATTTATCGTCGGCCTCGGCATCGACGAGATTTCGGTAGCGCCGAACAAAGTCGAGCACATGTCGTCTCTGATTCGCAAACTAAGCTACCGTGAAACCAGAGCGCTGACGCATCGCGTGCTGTCGGATTTTCAGACCCTCCCCGAGCTTAAGCGCAGCCTCTATCGCTTTTTGGCAAAGCGCAAACTCCAATCGGAATTCCTGACCGAAGCGCAGATCGAAGCGCTTACGACGTAACACCGATGTTCGTCGCGTAGGCGTCGATCATGCGGTGCAGCACAGACGTCACATCGTCGGGCTTGATCAATCGTTCGAATCGCTCGTCATAGAGTACCGTATCCACTCGTTTGGGTTTGTGGAAGCTGTCGAGCTCGGACTTCGTCAGCGGCTTCGGCTCCTTGCGCAACCCTGCTTCGGCGAGCATCTTTCCGATCGTGAACGGCGTCGTGACGCCTTTGTCGTAGATATTCCAGATGCCCGTCCAATCCACGCCGTCGAGGAGGTAGCGTACGGTCTTGGTAATGATCTCGATGCTCGAGACCGAGTTAGGCGTATCGATGAGCCCTTCGTATGCGCAGAGTTTCGTAAGCGTGCTGCGCGGCGAAGGGTTATGCGAAAATACTTGGCGCGGTCGCAAGATCGCCACACCGCCTGGGTCGCGTTGCAGCAGCAGCGCGTCGCACGATGCCTTGGTCCAGGAGTAATACGCTGCCGGCGTCGGCGCTGACGCCGGAGTGAACGGCTTGCCGTTCTCGTCGTAGGGGCCATCCCACACGCAGCCACTTGAGAAGTGCAAATAGCGCGGACGATGCTTCATGCGCTGGATGCGCAGATAAAGCTCGAGAGGCGCTTCGACGTTCGAGCGAAATGCTTCTCGTGCGTGATCCTCGCACCATCGCAGATCGGTGCGGCCCGCCGCGTTGATCACGACATCTGGCGAGAGCCGTTCGAGCGCGTCGCTCGAGAGGTCCGCAATATCGTGAGCCCACTGGGTAATTTCGTGCGTATGCAGCGCATCGAAGAGCGCCGAGCCGATTTGTCCTTTGCCGATAATTACGATCTTCATAGTTTTTCGCTCCACCATGCGGAATGCTCCAGATACCAATCGACGGTACGCTCGATGCCGGTATCGAAATTGGTCTCGGGTCGCCAGCCGAGGGTGCGTTCGCTCGACGACCAATCCATCGCGTATCGCCGGTCGTGGCCGGGGCGGTCGGTCACGTGGGTGATGAGGCCGAGCAACGCTTCCTCGTCCTTGCCCATCTTGCGCGCGACGTGGCGCAGGATCAGGCGCGAAAGATCGAGGTTGGTTCGTTCGCTCGAGCCGCCGAATAGATAAACACCTGCGGGTTTCCCGGATTCGATCGTCTTGAAGATGCCGCGGCAGTGATCGTCGACGTAGATCCAATCGCGGACTTGTAATCCGTCGCCATAGACCGGCACCTGCTGTCCGCGCACGGCGCGGGTGATGATCGTCGGGATGAACTTCTCGGGGAATTGGTACGCGCCGTAATTATTCGTGCAACGCGTGATGCGCACGTCGTATCCCCACGTCTTGAAGAACGAGAGCGCCAGTAGATCGGCACCGGCCTTGGTGGATGAATACGGGCTTGACGGATCGAGCGGGGAGTCGTGGCTGAACGTCCCGTTCGCACCGAGGCTGCCATAGACTTCGTCGGTCGAGATCTGCACGAAGGTCGGGATGCCCGCGTCGCGTGCAGCTTCGAGGAGCGTCGCCACGCCTGCAACGTTCGTGTCGCTGAAGACCCGCGCGGCATGGATCGAGCGGTCCACATGGCTTTCGGCCGCGAAGTTTACGAGCGCATCGAACTTCTCACACGTACAGATCGAATGCACCGCTTCGGCGTCGCAGATACTCCCACGAACGAACCGATAGTGTGAGCCGCTTTCGAGGTCGGCGAGATTTTCGCGACGACCGGCATACGTCAGCGCATCGAAGTTCACGACGCGATGGCCGTTCGCCACCGCCATGCGGATGAAGTTCGACCCGATGAATCCGGCTCCGCCGGTAATGAGGAGATTCATACGACGATATAGTTACCGAAGAAGCATACTTAACACAATTCGCAGTGATCTCGTCGTAGAAAAGAAAAGAGGAGGGAAAAAAAACTTGGAAAAGGCCGACTATCGGAATTCATTCATTAGGCGTAATTGGCAAGTGCGGAACTTATTCGTAAAATATTGATTATGTTAATTATTCCAAGCGATTCATGAAAGTCTAAGTTGCACATTGATGCAATTATCAACAAAAAAAACAATTGACGATAATTGTGAACCTCAAGGTTGCAAGTGCCTTGGAGTTGCCGTTTCTTTAGTCGGACATAGATGATCTAACAACATAAACATTTTAAACATGAAACACAACATTAAGAATGCAATACACGCTCTCCTGTTGTTATCAGGACTTCTCCTGTCTGTAAGGATTGCGGATGCACAGTCGTGTATCTCCGAACAAACACTGACCAATCACTATCATGGCATACAGAGTTGTGATAATGTTTGTCACCCTGGTGTGTTTATTTGCGTGACTTCCAATGTTTGGAGCGCACAAACATGCGTACCAGCATGTAGCACGGACGCTCAGAATTGTAAGTGGATACATATCCGGAACCTGCTTGCATGCCCGGGCGTGAAAATCGTGAGTGTGAAAATAAGAGCCTATAAGGATGCCAACAGCCCCCAGCTTTCAATATGCGACCCTATCATGCAGTGGGGTGGGACCGGGTTCACAACGCCGTGGCTGATGTGGGAGGTGACTGGCGGTGGTAGGGTGACGCTTTCCTCGGGTCAATGCCTGCTGTTGCCAGCAGACTGGCAGTACCAATCTAACGGTGTCCCATATCGGGATATTGAGATTCACTGCCCACTCCTCAGCGATGGAGTGACACCGGATCCTGCGTACATGTTAGACTGTTTGGAACATTTGACACTGACCATCTGTGGCGCTGATCACTTCGACTTTGAAGTGTTTTACAACGATGGTAATTCGAGTGGGTCAGGTAATTTTACGGCGAGTAACGTTGCCAGTTACCAACTCTACACGGATTGCCCGACGAAGGACTCGGAGAACGGCTGGGAGGCAACAAGCAACTGCCCCTAGTATGCGAAAATGATGGAGGCGGCGGCACTTGGCGCCGCCTCTGGTCGTTAGTAATACAGCACCCACTCGTGTGTCCTATGAAACGGAATCGAATCAATGTTATTGCCATCCATTCCAGTAGCGTTCTGTTCGCTTACTTCTTACTATGCATCTGTGCACATGCACAGGCACAAGTAAAGCGTGGTGACTGGCGTTACATTTCCTTGCCTGTGGATAGTGTCAAGTCTGTCCTACAACTTTCGTTTTCCGATAGTTTGCATGGGTATGTCGGTGTGCAGCGGATGACGCCATTTCTCGACACGATTCTCGGTGTGGCATTTAACCTCAACCAACGGTGGTATAGAACGACGGACGGGGGGCGCAGTTGGGAACAAATGAGTTTCGGTTCGCTATACCCTGATGTCTTTGTTGCGCGGACTAGCTATTCCGGTATTGGAAATAACATGACATTCTGGCCGCTGCTGTTTACCCCCATAGACGGAGGCGTCGTATGCGTCCCAATGAATAGTGGGTGGGGTGTTGGGACTTCGATCATTGGCAGCGAGGACTACGGCTCAACGTGGCAACCGCGACTGAATGGATACAACACGTCGGGTTGTGTTCTTGTGGATGCGCTTGATTCGAAGCGGCTATTGATGTATGATCCAAACGTATCTCACCATGCGTTGTACTATTCGAACGATGGAGGCGTAACGTTGCCTTCGGCACCGACTGACTCGATTTTCCTGAGGTCGGTCTATCCATACGACATCACAGGACGAGCTCGCGTCCATGTTACGGGGGCATGCATTGACAGTACTCATTGGATTATTGCCCTCCAACCGGGGGAAAGTAGGGCCGATACGCTATTCGCAAGCGGACTTAACATCGTTATGAGCTCAGATGCGGGTCGCAGTTGGCATTTCGTCAACCATCTGCCAAAGGATTATCAGCCTACGTTTGTAGGGGATGGGTTGGGTGGCCACGATTTCCCGGGGAAGTTTCAGATTGCTCGAACGACAAAAGAAGTCTATTTCATGACCGGTGAGTACTGCGAAGGAGAGCAGGAATATCAGTTCGCCCGAATGAACCACCGACCCGGTACATATTGCCTCTGTGGTAACACAAGTGGCTCGCTCCAGGGTATCTCCTTCCTCTACTCATCGGACTACGGTGCGAGCTGGAGCGAGAACCGCACATTCGGTACTCGCCGGCGTGCATTCGAGGCTGTTGGCAACGGTAACGTGTGGATGACAGCCGTGGAGGAGGATTCGATTCGCGACGAATATCGAGCTTCGCTGATGTTGCATTCGACCAATAATGGCGTAACTTGGGATACTGACCGCTATGCTCTTACCGTCTCCGATTATGCATTACTCGATGGGCGCATCCTTACATTCACCGATCCGGATCATGGATGGTGCGCTGCAATCGAGAACAACGGGATCCTCCGGGGTGGCCTCGTCATGATGCGATATGAGCCGCGAGTGCTCTCCTCGGTCGCTACCGAACGCTCGCGTGCCATGCAGACGTTCGACTTCTGTCAGATCTACCCCAACCCTGCATCGGACAACGCCTCCTTCCTCATGCCTGTGGAGCGCAAGTTGTACGGTGTGGAATTGTACGACATGTTTGGACGAAAACCGCGATACACATATCGGCAGATCGATGGTCATTCAGCAGAGATTGATACCCACATGGTCCCAACTGGTTTATACATCGCTCGTATCAACTACGACGTCGGCTGGTTCACCGAGAACCTGGTGGTCGTGCATTAAGCACGCTGCTTAGAACTTAGGTTCGGTGCGAACGACCAGCTCGTTGGCTTTTGCGAGCGAAGGGAAGGTGCCGGCGTCGCTCCAGTAGCCCACGAAGGATGAATACTTCAGGCGACCGGCTTTGACGTATGCATTATTCACGTCGGTGATCTCGAGCTCGTTGCGCGACGACGGGCGGAGCTTTTTGATAATCTCAAACACGTCGGGCGGATAGCAGTAAATACCCGTGACCGCAAAATGCGACGGCGGGTTCGTGGGTTTTTCGATGATCTTGGTGATGTGTTCGCCATCGACGACGGCCACGCCAAAGCGTTCGGCGTCGGGCACTTCTTTGAGAATGATGTGCGCATGGTTCGGGTCGGCCATAAATGCCGAGATCGTCGAGGAGATGCTGTCCTCGAAGATGTTATCGCCGAGGATGACGCACATCGGCTGGTTGTTCGCGAAGCGTTCGGCAAGCAGGAGCGCTTGCGCGATGCCGCCTGCTTCGTCCTGCACGCGGTAGGTGAGCCTGCAGCCGAAGTCCTTGCCGGAGCCGAGCAGCGAGATGAAATCGCCCATGTGCTCGGTGCCGGTGACGATGAGGATATCGGTGATGCCCGCGCCGACGAGCTTTTTCAGCGGGTAGAAGATCATCGGCATTTCGCCGATCGGCAGCAAATGCTTGTTCGTGACCTTCGTGCACGGGTACAGCCGGGAGCCCGTCCCGCCGGCTAGGATGATACCGACACAATTCGAATTATTCGTCATAGGCGTACGTAACAGAGGCTGTAGAACAGAGGGCGTAGGGAGAAAGATTTTGCCGCCTGCATTATTTTTGGCAAGAAGCGTGGAGTTTTACACCCTCGTTTGCGTTGTACTCACTTCTTTCGTCGATCGACTGACCGATGTCATACCCACGAGTCGTGTTGTTACACTGGAATCGCGGACGCTGGAGCGCCTCGGAGCGCCGCGAGCAGGCCGCGACCGAGAACTCGTGCGAATCGTGGGTCTTTGCCCTGGACGGCGATTTCCTCAATACCGATCTTGCCACCGCAACGGCGATCGAGGGATATGACATCGTCATCGCAAATGCGGACTACATCCATCTCGAGAAGCTTCGCTCTCTTGCGGAATCCCGACCCTCGACATGCAAATGGGTGACGTTGATCGAAGGCGATGCGCATGATTTTGCACGTCCGAGGCCGCATGTCCGCGAGCTCTTCGATGCCTCCGATCTCATCAACTGCATCAACCGCTATACCGTCGATTTTCTGCAATCGATGACGAAGACGCCGGTCCGGTTCATCGGCTTCCCGTATCCGGCAGAGGAGATGCGCAAACGCAGTGTGCCGTTCGAGCAGCGCCGCCGCGAGATCTTTCTCGCACCGATGCTGCTCGGCAGATGGTCGGAGTTTCACGCAGCACGCTCGCTCGGCTATCCGATGTTCGGCTACGAGCGCAAGATATCGCGTACGTGGCGCAATCTGGCAAAGAACGTCCGGACGCATCGCTCGCTCGATCGTGACCTCTATACCAAACGGGCGGGATC
It contains:
- a CDS encoding sugar nucleotide-binding protein; protein product: MKIVIIGKGQIGSALFDALHTHEITQWAHDIADLSSDALERLSPDVVINAAGRTDLRWCEDHAREAFRSNVEAPLELYLRIQRMKHRPRYLHFSSGCVWDGPYDENGKPFTPASAPTPAAYYSWTKASCDALLLQRDPGGVAILRPRQVFSHNPSPRSTLTKLCAYEGLIDTPNSVSSIEIITKTVRYLLDGVDWTGIWNIYDKGVTTPFTIGKMLAEAGLRKEPKPLTKSELDSFHKPKRVDTVLYDERFERLIKPDDVTSVLHRMIDAYATNIGVTS
- the ptsP gene encoding phosphoenolpyruvate--protein phosphotransferase; its protein translation is MLRYTGIAANGGIAIGPAYHFNRSLIVAEDRELDPSETDAQVAQFDYAIERAKIEIEKVSALAAQKAGAQASAIFEAQKMMLDDVHVLSTIRHRIRAEHKTAAYVVDSEFSHHQHFLQTSESPLLRERADDVEDIKQRLLRHLIEKQKIVSKLDHPAIVVAEMLTPADTILFARHELLGFATDAGGSTSHVSILSRSLNLPAIVGLRGAAAHIETGDIVIVDGFTGELFVTPDDATLAKYRTKLSESIKEKRARVAAVRRDGSEPPLTTDDKQIVVNMNMELISPEAVDEAAKISRVKGKAVRGLGLVRTEHFLTANDEIPTEEEQTRIYTDLASHFAPAPITIRTFDIGGDKLIGGGFREKNPFLGWRGIRNLLDQPDILTAQLRACLRASAVGKVKLLFPMVTTIDELERTLLYLEAAKADLRSTGEPFDEDIKFGVMIEVPAAALQAAAFAARCDFLSIGSNDLTQYTLAVDRGNEFIAHLFDELHPAVLRLIAMTVKEAHLRKKPVSLCGEMGGKTGALPFIVGLGIDEISVAPNKVEHMSSLIRKLSYRETRALTHRVLSDFQTLPELKRSLYRFLAKRKLQSEFLTEAQIEALTT
- a CDS encoding T9SS type A sorting domain-containing protein, which encodes MKRNRINVIAIHSSSVLFAYFLLCICAHAQAQVKRGDWRYISLPVDSVKSVLQLSFSDSLHGYVGVQRMTPFLDTILGVAFNLNQRWYRTTDGGRSWEQMSFGSLYPDVFVARTSYSGIGNNMTFWPLLFTPIDGGVVCVPMNSGWGVGTSIIGSEDYGSTWQPRLNGYNTSGCVLVDALDSKRLLMYDPNVSHHALYYSNDGGVTLPSAPTDSIFLRSVYPYDITGRARVHVTGACIDSTHWIIALQPGESRADTLFASGLNIVMSSDAGRSWHFVNHLPKDYQPTFVGDGLGGHDFPGKFQIARTTKEVYFMTGEYCEGEQEYQFARMNHRPGTYCLCGNTSGSLQGISFLYSSDYGASWSENRTFGTRRRAFEAVGNGNVWMTAVEEDSIRDEYRASLMLHSTNNGVTWDTDRYALTVSDYALLDGRILTFTDPDHGWCAAIENNGILRGGLVMMRYEPRVLSSVATERSRAMQTFDFCQIYPNPASDNASFLMPVERKLYGVELYDMFGRKPRYTYRQIDGHSAEIDTHMVPTGLYIARINYDVGWFTENLVVVH
- the rfbB gene encoding dTDP-glucose 4,6-dehydratase produces the protein MNLLITGGAGFIGSNFIRMAVANGHRVVNFDALTYAGRRENLADLESGSHYRFVRGSICDAEAVHSICTCEKFDALVNFAAESHVDRSIHAARVFSDTNVAGVATLLEAARDAGIPTFVQISTDEVYGSLGANGTFSHDSPLDPSSPYSSTKAGADLLALSFFKTWGYDVRITRCTNNYGAYQFPEKFIPTIITRAVRGQQVPVYGDGLQVRDWIYVDDHCRGIFKTIESGKPAGVYLFGGSSERTNLDLSRLILRHVARKMGKDEEALLGLITHVTDRPGHDRRYAMDWSSSERTLGWRPETNFDTGIERTVDWYLEHSAWWSEKL
- a CDS encoding NTP transferase domain-containing protein; amino-acid sequence: MTNNSNCVGIILAGGTGSRLYPCTKVTNKHLLPIGEMPMIFYPLKKLVGAGITDILIVTGTEHMGDFISLLGSGKDFGCRLTYRVQDEAGGIAQALLLAERFANNQPMCVILGDNIFEDSISSTISAFMADPNHAHIILKEVPDAERFGVAVVDGEHITKIIEKPTNPPSHFAVTGIYCYPPDVFEIIKKLRPSSRNELEITDVNNAYVKAGRLKYSSFVGYWSDAGTFPSLAKANELVVRTEPKF